The Hemiscyllium ocellatum isolate sHemOce1 chromosome 20, sHemOce1.pat.X.cur, whole genome shotgun sequence region ATGAGTTGGGTATAGTAAATTaacatggacagaggattggctaatTAATAGAAGACAGAACGGTGGGATTAAAAGAAGCATTTTCAGGTTGCCAGATTATAACTAGCAGAGtgtcacatggatcagtgctggggcaatCAAAGCTCATTGGCATATAATTATCTGTTTTTGTCTTCTCTCTTTCTGAATAAGAGTGTCATGCTGGTAGTTTTCCAATCCCAATCCCCTGGAACTTTTCTGGAATATGgagattaatgacttggatgaaggaagtgaatgtactaatTATATATGacaaaaataggtaggaaggcaaatagtGAGAATGACACAGAATCTACAGGGAGGGGTAGACAGGTAAAATGAGTGGGAAAAATTGGCATGTGGAAgataattttggaaaatgtgCAGTTAAGCACTTGAACAGGAATAGACAACTTGAATATTAGTTAAATGGAGAAGGAATGCAGAAATTTGCAGCATAGAAACTGCAACCACACAAGTTCAGCAGGGAACAGggaggcaaatagaatgttggtcCTTAATTCAAATGGAATGGAGCATATAAACAGGGCAATCTTGCTAAAAGaatacaaggcactagttagaccacacctagaatCCTACGAACAATTTTGATCCTCTTTTCTATAACAGATATACCAGCAGAggaggcagcccagagaaggttcatgagaatgatctcaGGCATGGAAGGAATTTCTTGTGAGGCGAGGTTAAGCCTGTACTCATtgaaacttagaagaatgagagacaacctcattgaaacatacaagattcttagggattTCACAGGGTAGGTGCAGAGAGTTGTTTCCCCATAAGGCAGAGTATAAGATCAGAGGGCacaattgggccaaatggcctgcttccacattgtaggggttctatgattccaAAAGTGGATACACATTTAAGTcacatgaggaggaatttcttctcccagagggtagtgaatatgtggaattctttgctgcagaaggctgtacAGGCTCAGTTGTATATCCAAGCATAGAtacaagggctatggggagaaggcaggaattgGAGTTGAGGAGTATCAGATCATccattgaatggcaaagtagtCTTGAtggctgaacggcctactcctcCTCCAATATCTTATTGTCCTGTAACCTCTATTTCTGTTCAAGTTTCACTAATTGAATCAATTTTGGTTGGCTAATTGGGCACCCCTAAAGCTTCAGCTTCCCTGTATCTGAAGGTAAACTTCAAAGTTGCAACGGGGGGTATGGGTTTGTCTCTTGGTATTAACCTTCTGACTTGGTGCATCATGTCAAGACCAATGAGTCTATATTTGATATCTTTAATGAGATATTTCAAGtgcagcgctgaaaatgtgttgctggaaaagcgcagcaggtcaggcagcatccaaggaacaggaaattcgacgtttcaggcataaaccctttatcaggaaccAAGTGCAGACTCAGTTCAAGACTATAACAATGAGTAACTACTATTTATTGTACATGTTTTTTTATCTTTGAATTATCTATGAGATCTATAATGTGTGTTATTAGGAACCATCATTTAGTGAGTTCACAATACTGGATTAAAGTTATAAAATCCACAACAAAGTGGCACATGGCCTCTGGGGAAGCATGTCTCAGGTGGCTTGGGACTGAACCATCtattttgtcctcaatgtatttcaATTTAAGCCAAAGTTAATTTAAATATTGATAACTAGAGAATGCCCACGTTGAACAGCAGCTTAAAGATAAAGGATCGTCTTTTTAAGATGGTGATGAGGATGGCTGTCAGCAACGTTCCCTCAAAGCCGTATGCTGACTGATGTACCAACGTATTTGGAGGTCTGCACAATGGCAGGAGAAATTAGAGGAAACACAAGATGCtagtctttggaattctattCCCCAGACGGCCATGGAGGCTGATTATATTAGAGAAATTAGGATTAACAATGGAATTCAGGGTAACGGGAATAGGCAAGGAGGTCGCTTTGAGGTCGCAACAGCATCAGCCACcttatcgaatggcagagcaggcttaggctgaatagccttctcctATTTATTATCACATTCATATTGTAACCTCTGAAAGGTAAATTCAGATAAAACAGAACCTTTGATAAGCAGAACTGCAGTTTGAGGCAAATAGCACAAATTGAGCTCTGACCAATTGGAAACTTCATGCTGAATAATTACAGCATAAGGCTATTGCTGTGTCTGTCTGCCGGAGTGTTTTCACTTGTAACTGGAATGTGCCTCCAAAATGTCCTATTTACTGACTAGTACACTGTAAACCCAGCTGCCGGAATTGCCACGTCGTCTTTGCTATTCTGATTGGTTATATCAGCACACTGCTTTCAACATCATTTAGGGGGAACTAACTTTCAGTTTTGCACAGGGCAGAGAGATTTCTTTTCAAAATCGAATGGCATAGATAAGTCACAGGCGTTGAGGGTTAGTAACAAGTTCAAAAAGCGATCTGGAGCAAGGTGTACAAAATCTAGCGCTGGTCTCCTTCTCGCCCATGGTCTTATTCAAAAGTAAAGACTCACCATCATCTCCGAGCTGCTCCTTGATTTTATCGAAATCAGAACCGCCCACAACACCAATTTTCACCTTTTCCCTTAAACGTTGTATATATTCATCCATCTCCGGAGTGATTTTCTAAAGGTGACAttaagggaaggaaacagcaGGGTGTAAATAAATGAAAGATGCTGCATTAAAAAGGCCATAATTCCCGAACTAAATACATATCCATTGTATAGACATGTATTTTAAATGGCAAGCTCTCTGAAACAAGGCGCCTCAAAACATCGACCGGAGGTTAGACAGGgcaattaattcatttttaaaagttttgctTAAGGTTCGATTCTTTTCattagttttttttgtttctaaagaGGGATTTTGTTTATTGGACAATACCTGCGGTTTTATTAAAGAGAAAGCATCAATTATGAGGAACTCAAAACGAATGGATCTAACCCCGGTCACAGACCGACCCCGGgatccactctccccccccccccggtcacAGACAGACCCCGGgatccactctcccccccccccgtcacAGACCGACCCCGGgatccactctcccccccccccggtcaCAGACAGACCCCGGgatccactctcccccccccccgtcacAGACCGACCCCGGgatccactctcccccccccccccggtcacAGACAGACCCCGGgatccactctcccccccccggTCACAGACCGGCTCCGGGATccactcctcctcccccccccggTCACAGACCTGTTGGGGGATTCTTATCTCCACTGACCAGGGCTCTGACCGAGGACACCGCACCCCGTGCAGTCTGAGGCCCTACCTGCCGGGGTTTCGTGAGGGTCCCATCCACATCAAAGAGGCACAGGGACCTGCCGCTTCCGTCGCCGCCCCTCTCCGCCGCTGCCATCTTTGCTGCTCGTTGACCCACCGGAAAGGCTCAGTGCGTCGGCGCCATCGAGCTGGGtgctgggagttgtagtcccTGACGATGAGCtggggagtaaaaaatgaggtctgcagatgctggagatcacagctgcaaatgtgttgctggtcaaagcacagcaggttaggcagcatctcaggaatagagaattcgacgtttcgagcataagcccttcatattcctgatgaagggcttatgctcgaaacgtcgaattctctattcctgagatgctgcctaacctgctgtgctttgaccagcaacacatttgcagcagagatGAGCTGGGGAGGGCGGGACATCGCCGAGACACTGAACTACAAATCCCGGCATGCACTGCGTTGGAGGCGTCGCTGAAGAAGTGGGAGATGAGCGGCAGTTATGGCGTCGCTGTGGCCGGGTCGGTGACCGTGCCGGCCGGGAGTGTCCGATCCCGGGTCGGTGACCGTGCCGGCCGGGAGTGTCCGATCCCGGGTCGCTGTCGGCTGTAAGACGATGTTGCGGTTTCCCAGGAGCGGTGTTTGTAGGCCGCTGCCGCCGAGCCGGGTAGGTGCTCTCTCTacccccgtgtgtgtgtgtgtgtgtccctgtccctgtcccagtgagGCTCAGCCGGGAACCGCAGTGTGTGAACCAGCCCTGCGGGAGTCCGGTCAGACCGTGGCGCCTCTACCttttcagtttctccagcattattcTCCATTTTATTCTCGCCGTTGTGTCTCTTCCTGAtgttaaaatgtgttgctggaaaagcgcagcagctcaggcagcatccaaggagcaggagagtcgacgcttcttcaggctgcgcttttccagcaacacattttctaagctctgatctccagtcctcactttcccttccaGATGTGCCCATCGTAAATTAATTCtgctaaaacaaacaaaaatacacTTTTTCCGCATTTTCCGTTTTTGTAACTAATAGTAATATAAATTTTTTTCAATATTTCTAATGGTTATCTACTCTATCCCTTACATTACAGTACATTGATTAAAGGGGAGATACATTTCAACGAACCTAAAAGTTTGATTATTGAGGCATTAATGTTGTGACTTGTCTAACGAcagtttaagaccataagacataggagtggaagtaaggccattcggcccatcgagtccactccgccagtcaatcatggctgatgggcatttcaactccacttacccgcattcttcccgtagcccttaatttctcgagacatcaagaatctatcaatcaatTTCCCAAAGGTTTAGCACCTTACAGAcgttcctacaatgtggaaagaggccactcgacctattgagtctgtactgactctctggcCAGCACCACACCtactatggctaacccacttagtcTGCACATCTCTAGACAGCACGGCTTTGTATTTACCGCAGCCAATCCATCTAAGGCCCGGAACACCTGGGGGAAAGCCATGtggacacggggaaaacgtgcaaactgcacaaaatagccaaggcagcattgctaacacTGAACCAACGTGCCGCCCCCCTCATCTGGGGTCTGTGCATAGAAAATagaaggacaaagtgaggactggagatcagactcaaaaGTGTGGAATAGGAAAAgaatagcaggtcaggtagcatccaaggagtaggagtaGGAGTAGAAGTAGAAGTATCtctctcctgatgaagagcttatgctcaaaacgtcgactctcctgcttcgccgatactgcctgacctgctgtgcttttccagcgccacaattttgtATAGAAAACAGAAGTCTGATGAGCTGAGGCTTATTGTGTTATCGGTATGGTGAAAATAGTGGTGACGTAGTGTActgaaatagttttaaaaataaatttgactTGTGTCAAATGCATTACATCTGGGCCATGAAAGGAACAACCAATATCTATTTCAAATTTCGTACTGACAATTTCATTTGGAAAACATGCAATTGCTTGCATCATTGACAAAATTAATAGTTTAAACTCATGCATTATCAGTCTCTGCTTTTCAGATTTTGTAAATTACGTGTTACCTGGTTATGATGGGGGTGTGATTTATTTAAGTAACAGTTCTTGATATTTGTACAGGTAGAAGGTTGAATTGCACTTTCAAGCTTAACATtcacatggatttttttttgttgaaggtTTTGACTTTTAATACCCTGCTCCGTTATTGGCAAACATCTTGCCAGGCAAAATCTTTGTTACCACTGTGTACATCAAGTATCCAGAAAAAGTTTGCTATTTTTGGTTGGTGTTTTAAGACTTGTGCTGTCCAATATCTTCAAGCAACGAAGCTTCATCTTAAAGCATATGAAAGATGTGTTATGTCACAAGTACAGATGCAACACAGGCAAATGTCTGTAAATGTCCAGGAACACAGGATGGAGCCAAAGCCCAAATGTCCAGATAATGAACACTTCACCATGATATATAGGTTTCATGGAATAAGGTTTCTGAGAGCTGTTTCACAGCTAAAAGTACTTCAGACTGGCATAACTGTCACACTAGTACCCACGTTTTATTATTTTTACTTGCAGGAACAAGTGCAATATGTTCTCCTTGCTTATATCACTGGATTATCAGGTTTTGCTGTAGTTATGCTTTATTTCATGAGTTATTATTTAAGACGATTCATAGGAATGCTGTATCTAAATGACTCTGGAACCACTCTAAAGGTTTCACATTTGACTTTTTGGGGAAGAAGAAATGATTTTTATGTTGCTGTTCAAGATGTCATGCCTCTTGGAGATACAGGGGACACAGCAAATGAAATTATTCTACAGTTTAAACAATATAATAAAACTGAGGTTTTTTATTTCACAATTAAGTTTGGGCAGGTAGTTGATAAGCAAAAATTCCTTCAAGTATTTGGAAGTAATTAACTAAATCACTTCACTCATTAGCATCCTGATGAAATTTGTAACATTATGTAGGACAAATTTAACATATGCTTAAATGTTGAAATAAACCAAGACATGGTGAAAGCAGGCACTTGACCCTAAGTATTTAGATCCACACTTTCCTGCAATATGAATGTATGCCCTATTGTCATTATGATTCGTGTATTTCCTAATTCAGTTATTGGAGCTAACCTTTTTGAGATACAAGCTTTCTCTCCTTACCCTGggtgaaatggcctgtttccacactggagcgATTCTGTGAAAATGTCATGTCTATCTCTTGCAGCAGCCCAGCTGTAAGGATAAATATTAGGAGCTGTAAGCATTTGCAGTCTTGGCCTGCTTTGCCGTTATTCTAAGGCTGTAGCAGTTGGCAATTTTCGATCCAATTTCCCACTGTTCCTTTCCTCTTCTAGTAGCTTTTTCTGTTTTGAGTTGTGGTGGTGTTTCTTTTTCAAGATATGCTCAATTGCCAGAGGAAGGTCTACAAGTGCCTGGAAGCAATTGTATCACCACAAATACTTAAATGACCAAAAACAGCAGAAAGCCCTGCATGCTTACTCAGCCTTTTATTATGGAAAGCTCCAATTCAATTATACTAGCAGCCAAAAGCAATAACCCAATGACTAATATGTAAATCATGAAAAAAACCCTAAATAATCCTATTGGGGGCATTAATGACCTTTAACATGGTGACCTGTGAGAGGTTCAGATACACTGACAGTCTACCTCCTCCACCTGATGCTAGCAGTCATTCACTGTGCATGTCCCTTTTGTCAAGATGTCTCATGCACTGCCCATCAGAAGTGTGCATGTAAATCTCAGATGCTGTTTTGAGCAATAGAAGGCAGTGTAGTGACTAAATGAACATAAATGTTTAAAAGCCTCGATGAGAAATCTTTTGGAGGTGGTTTCGTATGTTCATAGTCTGAGAATtggggccagaccattcaggagaaatgttaagAAGTACTTCTACACACACACTGGTTGATGttagaactctcttccacaaatggcagtgaatTCTGGATCAATTGTtagttttaaatttgagatagACGTTTAGGGATATGGGGTTAGgccacccatcagccatgatataGTGAATGGTGGATTAGGTTTGAGGGGCCTAGTCCTACATTACCAATTTTAACCCAAGACCAAAGACAGCCTGGGAATATGGATTAAGTTTCCAGTATCTTAGAACAGACAAACAGCAGATTAATAAAaatctaactttttttttctttgtcctATGATCAATGAACCCATGGCCCACTAACAATGAATTTCACCCAAATGTCAGTACTGCTATTGAACTGTTGTAAGAGTTGGCAATATTATTTTAATCATAATTTGTGGCTAAAACTAGTGGGATTTTCCAGCCAGGAAATGTGTATGTTTAAATATGGAAATCTATTGTATGCAGTGTACAACAGCTGCAGGATGATTTCATCCATTACTGATTGTCTTACAATGGTCTATAAAACCCAAAATTTATAATTATTAGCAACAAGTATAAAAGTTCTAAAAGGAATGAAAACAGTGATCGTGTTTAAAAGTTATGTTTTGCATTAATATGTTTTCAATTGTGcagagttttatatattacaAAGTTTGGAGAAATCCTATCTCTGATATTAAGGTAATGAATTAgtctgtttgtttttaaaaggcCTAATTAAATCAGCCTTAAGTGTTTGAAGCCTGTAAAAGAGAACACAAGCTAGCATTGATTGATAACATCACCTTTTAAATGTACAGTGAAAAAAGCAGACCATTTTTAGTTTATGGCTTTTGTCAGGTGTACTTTATTTTAATTCTCCAAAGAATGACTTGTAAGAATTCACTAAACTTAAGGAACTTAAATTGCTCTATTGCCAAATAATCGGAAAAAAGGACTGACAAGCTCTGCAACAGTCATGAGGAATGGGGAAATTACTGAAGCAGGTGTTGGCCATAAGATATTGTCAAGAAGTGTCTTACATTATGGTTTGAACAAAGTATTGGAAGCCTCATTAATCAACTGCAGGTTTTTTGTAGGATGATATGATTTTGTCAGTAAAACATCCTTCCCAAATTAGAATGATCAGCAGGTGGTTAACTCTTCACTGTTGATTTTTATATATAATTTCTTGTAAGTCATGACTAATGTTAATATATACTGTACCAGGTGAATTATATTGTTAACAAGTATTCTTGTGAATCTAATAAAGATGGTACTGTTTCATTTGAGCTTTGTGttgtcttatttctcaattcttgTTTAAACTATTGTGACTTGTCAAATtctcaccacctgcaagttctccaaattgattgagttttttgaagaagtaacaaagaggattgatgagggtagagcggtaaatgtgatctgtatggacttcagtaaggcgtttgacaaggttccccatgggatacagattagcaaggttagatctcatggaatacagggagaactagccatttggatacagaactggctcaaaggtagaagacagggtggtggtggaagattgtttttcagactggaggcctgtgaccagtggagtgccacaaggatcggtgctgggtcctctactttttgtcatttaagtaaatgatttggatgcgagcattagaggtacagttagtaagtttgcagatgacaccaaaattggaggtgtagtggacagtgaagagggttaccacagattataacaggatcttgaccagatgggccaatggactgagaaatggtagatggagtttaattcagataaatgagaggtgctgcattttgggaaagcaaaacagaacaggacttatacacttaatggtaaggtcctagggagtattgctgaacaaagatcttggagtgcaggttcatagctccttgaaagtggagtcacaggtagataggacagtgaagaaggagtttggtatgctttcctttattgatcagagtattgagtacaggagttgggaggtcatgttgtggctgtacaggacactggttaggccactattggaatattgcgtgcagttctggtctccttcctatcggaaagatgttgtaaaacttgaccgggttcagaaaagatttacaaggatgttgccagggttggagggtttgagctatagggagaggctgaacaggctgggactgttttccctggagcataggagccttatagaggtttacaaaattgaggagcatggatagggtaaataggcaaggtcttttccctcaggtcagggagtccagaactagagggcataggtttagggtgagaggggaaatatataaaatagacctaaggggcaactttttcacattgaagatggtacgggtatggaatgagtgcaagagaaagtggtggaggctggtacaactgcaccattgaagaggcatttggatgggtatatgaataggaagggtttcgagggatatgggccgggtgctggcaggtgggactagattgggttaggatatctggttggcatggacgggttggaccgaagggtctgtttccatgctgtacatctccatgactctaaataatactttcttgatctcaaaatatATCATTGAATGAACAATGTTGTTGGGTAAAAATCCAGAAACCAacatcacaccccccacccctgaAGGCGCTGTGGGCGTACCTATA contains the following coding sequences:
- the LOC132825199 gene encoding transmembrane protein 186-like — translated: MLRFPRSGVCRPLPPSRVLTFNTLLRYWQTSCQAKSLLPLCTSSIQKKFAIFGWCFKTCAVQYLQATKLHLKAYERCVMSQVQMQHRQMSVNVQEHRMEPKPKCPDNEHFTMIYRFHGIRFLRAVSQLKVLQTGITVTLVPTFYYFYLQEQVQYVLLAYITGLSGFAVVMLYFMSYYLRRFIGMLYLNDSGTTLKVSHLTFWGRRNDFYVAVQDVMPLGDTGDTANEIILQFKQYNKTEVFYFTIKFGQVVDKQKFLQVFGSN